One stretch of Vulgatibacter sp. DNA includes these proteins:
- a CDS encoding ubiquinol-cytochrome c reductase iron-sulfur subunit, with the protein MSDARDPNRRRLLVILGAGAATLAGAPIGASLLAPVRTTTVREGEDFVDVGAVDEILAGHPLRVTIRSDRTDAWSTFRNVELGSAWILKGEDGSVTAFSSACPHLGCSVDFVEKKGCFECPCHDGVFGKAGEKISGPSPRDLDKLQSRVENGRVLVRFAKVVA; encoded by the coding sequence ATGAGTGACGCACGTGATCCGAACCGCCGCCGACTGCTCGTGATCCTGGGTGCCGGCGCAGCCACCCTGGCAGGCGCGCCCATCGGCGCCTCGCTCCTCGCGCCGGTGCGCACCACCACCGTGCGCGAGGGCGAGGACTTCGTCGACGTCGGCGCCGTCGACGAGATCCTCGCCGGCCATCCGCTGCGGGTGACCATCCGCTCCGACCGCACCGACGCGTGGAGCACCTTCCGCAACGTCGAGCTGGGCTCGGCCTGGATCCTCAAGGGCGAGGACGGCAGCGTCACCGCCTTCTCGAGCGCCTGTCCCCACCTCGGCTGCTCGGTCGACTTCGTGGAGAAGAAGGGGTGCTTCGAGTGCCCCTGCCACGACGGCGTCTTCGGCAAGGCCGGCGAGAAGATCTCCGGCCCCTCGCCGCGGGATCTCGACAAGCTCCAGAGCCGGGTCGAGAACGGCCGCGTCCTGGTGCGCTTCGCGAAGGTGGTCGCGTGA
- a CDS encoding PHP-associated domain-containing protein gives MLVDLHVHTSFTPGCKLDPTLALEKAEGVGLDGICFTDRNTWKGAAALHRLREQTDLAIFVGAEITTDHGHYLVFFPRPEEVPEPAEMFGAPGDGERWPVRKVIETVRERGGVAIAAHPYDRNLERPAGDFIFTLRGLAAIEGFAGTRKNNVNELAIEAADHLSLPCVGGSAAEGSYQEIGTAATLFRDPIRDEAALVAALRAGSVWAVAIGTPPKFVGDELALREREERRDERRDDRRGGYGGERRGGRDDRRGGGGHRRRGGRGGRGGGGRR, from the coding sequence TTGCTCGTCGATCTGCACGTCCACACTTCCTTCACGCCGGGCTGCAAGCTCGATCCGACCCTTGCCCTCGAGAAGGCCGAAGGGGTGGGGCTCGACGGCATCTGCTTCACCGACCGCAACACCTGGAAGGGCGCGGCGGCGCTCCACCGGCTCCGCGAGCAGACCGACCTGGCCATTTTCGTCGGGGCCGAAATCACCACCGACCACGGCCACTACCTCGTCTTCTTCCCCAGGCCCGAGGAGGTCCCCGAGCCTGCGGAGATGTTCGGCGCGCCGGGCGACGGCGAGCGGTGGCCGGTGCGCAAGGTGATCGAGACCGTGCGCGAGCGGGGCGGGGTGGCGATCGCCGCCCATCCCTACGATCGCAACCTCGAGCGCCCCGCCGGTGATTTCATCTTCACCCTCCGCGGCCTCGCCGCCATCGAAGGCTTCGCCGGCACCCGCAAGAACAACGTGAACGAGCTCGCCATCGAGGCCGCCGATCACCTCTCGCTACCCTGCGTCGGCGGCAGCGCCGCCGAGGGCAGCTACCAGGAGATCGGCACGGCGGCGACGCTCTTCCGCGATCCGATCCGGGACGAGGCGGCGTTGGTGGCGGCGCTCCGCGCCGGCTCGGTGTGGGCGGTGGCCATCGGCACGCCCCCGAAGTTCGTCGGCGACGAGCTCGCCCTGCGCGAGCGCGAGGAGCGCCGGGACGAGCGGCGCGACGACCGCCGCGGCGGATACGGCGGCGAGCGCCGCGGCGGCCGCGACGATCGCCGGGGCGGCGGCGGCCACCGCAGGCGCGGCGGCAGGGGCGGCCGGGGCGGCGGCGGGCGCCGCTAA
- a CDS encoding transposase, with translation MAKPKKSAQGKLRFKERNWGGARKGAGRKPKGPRPLGDRRAVPHHRRAEIERRHPVHVTVRMMPDVWNLRTNRAWNVLSRALLAVRETGARLTHYSVQGNHLHLILEVEHRRNLGRAMRSISIRVARGLNQLMRRSGRVVADRYHAAVLRTPTQVRNAIRYVLSNTRKHMLERRDPVGPVVIDRFAAGPQGQAPVTMDLRGDDRVLLEPRTWLLREGWSRRPTAKPVLAMHR, from the coding sequence ATGGCGAAGCCAAAGAAGAGCGCGCAGGGAAAGCTCCGGTTCAAGGAGCGGAATTGGGGCGGCGCTCGCAAGGGCGCGGGCCGCAAGCCGAAGGGCCCGCGTCCTCTCGGTGATCGGCGCGCCGTGCCGCACCACCGCCGTGCGGAGATCGAGCGCCGGCATCCGGTGCACGTCACCGTGCGGATGATGCCGGATGTCTGGAACCTGCGGACCAACCGGGCGTGGAACGTGCTCTCCCGCGCGTTGCTGGCGGTGCGGGAAACCGGCGCGCGCCTCACCCACTATTCGGTGCAGGGCAACCACCTCCACCTCATCCTCGAGGTGGAGCACCGCCGGAACCTCGGCCGGGCGATGCGCTCGATCTCCATCCGCGTCGCCAGGGGGCTCAACCAGCTGATGCGCCGCAGCGGCCGCGTCGTCGCCGACCGCTACCACGCCGCCGTGCTCCGCACCCCGACCCAGGTCCGCAACGCAATCCGCTACGTCCTCTCCAACACGCGCAAGCACATGCTCGAGCGTCGCGACCCGGTCGGCCCGGTGGTGATCGATCGCTTTGCGGCGGGGCCACAGGGGCAGGCTCCCGTGACGATGGACCTGCGCGGCGACGACCGAGTGCTGCTCGAGCCACGAACCTGGTTGCTGCGCGAGGGCTGGAGCCGCCGACCCACGGCGAAGCCGGTGTTGGCGATGCACCGATAG
- a CDS encoding ABC transporter permease encodes MTSPNETLYGGAGLPPGLPDASRPLEEEVQGTSLWQDAWRRLKKNRMAVFSAGLLVLMFLFVVVGPWVMPYSFEQQDLAYGAQGPSLSHWFGTDMHGRDLLVRAMHGGRISLLVGLCATAVSLTIGVAWGATSGYFGGKVDATMMRMVDVMYVIPFMFVVILFLVLFGRSLVLLFVALGAVSWLTMARIVRGQVLSLKNSEFVDAARASGVGHAGIIFRHLVPNALGTIIVYATLTIPRVMLEEAFLSYLGLGVQAPNASWGLLVADGANSMTFLPHMLIFPGLLLTVTLFALNFLGDGLRDALDPRMKS; translated from the coding sequence ATGACGTCGCCCAACGAGACGCTCTACGGCGGCGCCGGCCTGCCCCCGGGCCTCCCCGACGCGAGCCGGCCCCTCGAGGAGGAGGTGCAGGGCACCTCGCTCTGGCAGGACGCGTGGCGCCGCCTCAAGAAGAACCGGATGGCGGTCTTCTCCGCGGGGCTGCTGGTCTTGATGTTCCTCTTCGTGGTGGTGGGGCCCTGGGTGATGCCCTACAGCTTCGAGCAGCAGGACCTCGCCTACGGCGCGCAGGGGCCCTCCCTCTCCCACTGGTTCGGCACCGACATGCACGGCCGCGATCTGCTCGTCCGCGCCATGCACGGCGGGAGGATCTCGCTGCTGGTGGGCCTGTGCGCCACCGCCGTCTCGCTCACCATCGGCGTGGCCTGGGGCGCGACCAGCGGCTACTTCGGCGGCAAGGTCGACGCCACGATGATGCGGATGGTCGACGTCATGTACGTCATCCCCTTCATGTTCGTGGTGATCCTCTTCCTCGTCCTCTTCGGCCGCTCGCTCGTCCTGCTCTTCGTGGCGCTGGGTGCGGTCTCCTGGCTCACCATGGCCCGCATCGTCCGCGGCCAGGTGCTCAGCTTGAAGAACAGCGAGTTCGTCGACGCGGCCCGGGCGAGCGGCGTGGGGCACGCGGGGATCATCTTCCGCCACCTCGTCCCCAACGCCCTGGGCACGATCATCGTCTACGCCACCCTCACCATTCCCCGGGTGATGCTCGAGGAGGCCTTCCTCTCCTACCTCGGCCTCGGCGTGCAGGCGCCCAACGCCTCCTGGGGGCTCTTGGTCGCGGACGGCGCCAACTCGATGACCTTCCTGCCCCACATGCTGATCTTCCCGGGCCTGCTCCTCACGGTGACGCTCTTCGCCCTGAACTTCCTGGGCGACGGCCTGCGCGACGCCCTCGATCCGAGGATGAAGAGCTGA
- a CDS encoding serine hydrolase domain-containing protein, protein MRPFAAALFALLSACSTTGTPQQIAAPVEVLDDGRAARLQALVAQLARPPFATAASLSVSTGGEVSSITAGEAWAGGPAVADETRFNQASVSKLITAARVVALVHEGRLGLDDSVRQHLPGVRLVDAAGTDHAGSITLRQLLQHRGGLPHQPASLDPSRVGSSWGDPALLTKLASAWSVQLVAEPGTYRYSNLGYALLAAVTEKVEGRTFPDALDPWLAGKELPHATFRPALLQEGAAHGSVEREGAVAFLPPGWYASSYALPFTGLWASTPDMVRFGRHLADAAGDPAAPLHAMTQLDTATGHGLGPVHRSRFGMRSLEHDGAGPGFLAWLVVIPERDLVLAVACNTDGEARANGQRFAAHVNEMLQVVVEPPP, encoded by the coding sequence ATGAGACCGTTCGCGGCGGCCCTGTTCGCCTTGCTTTCCGCCTGCAGCACCACCGGTACACCGCAGCAGATCGCGGCGCCTGTGGAAGTCCTCGATGACGGACGAGCCGCACGCCTGCAGGCGTTGGTGGCGCAGTTGGCGCGGCCGCCCTTCGCCACCGCGGCGAGCCTGTCCGTTTCGACGGGCGGCGAGGTATCCTCGATCACCGCCGGCGAGGCCTGGGCCGGCGGACCGGCGGTAGCCGACGAGACGCGGTTCAACCAGGCGAGCGTCAGCAAGCTGATCACCGCTGCGCGGGTGGTGGCGCTGGTTCACGAAGGCCGCCTCGGTCTGGACGACAGCGTGCGGCAGCACCTACCCGGCGTCCGGCTCGTCGATGCGGCCGGCACCGACCACGCCGGCTCGATCACGCTCCGGCAGCTGCTTCAGCACCGCGGGGGCCTGCCCCACCAGCCGGCCTCGCTCGATCCGAGCCGCGTCGGATCGAGCTGGGGCGATCCAGCCCTGCTCACGAAGCTCGCCAGCGCGTGGTCGGTGCAGCTGGTGGCGGAACCCGGTACCTACCGCTACTCGAACCTGGGCTACGCGCTCCTCGCTGCCGTGACCGAGAAGGTGGAGGGCCGCACCTTCCCCGACGCACTCGATCCCTGGCTCGCCGGGAAGGAGCTGCCGCACGCGACCTTCCGCCCTGCCCTGCTGCAGGAAGGCGCCGCCCACGGCAGCGTCGAGCGGGAGGGCGCCGTCGCGTTCCTCCCGCCCGGCTGGTACGCGAGCAGCTACGCCCTGCCCTTCACCGGGCTCTGGGCCTCCACACCCGACATGGTGCGCTTCGGCCGGCACCTCGCCGACGCCGCCGGCGATCCCGCCGCGCCGCTCCACGCGATGACGCAGCTCGACACGGCCACCGGCCACGGCCTCGGGCCCGTCCACCGCTCGCGCTTCGGCATGCGCAGCCTCGAGCACGACGGCGCGGGCCCCGGCTTCCTCGCCTGGCTGGTCGTCATCCCGGAGCGCGACCTCGTCCTCGCCGTCGCATGCAACACCGACGGCGAAGCCCGCGCTAACGGCCAGCGTTTCGCCGCCCACGTGAACGAGATGCTGCAGGTCGTCGTCGAGCCGCCTCCCTGA
- a CDS encoding pyridoxal phosphate-dependent aminotransferase has translation MRLSSESGAPDVHLNLNVRGLKPSATVAINERSDELRRAGREIFKLGLGQSPFPVPQPVVRALQSHAHEKDYLPARGLRSLREAVAGYHRREQGIEAEADGVLIGPGSKELMFLLQLAHYGDLVIPSPSWVSYAPQAHILGRQVHWLTTNAKGRWKVGADQLDAFCCEDPDRPRILILNYPSNPTGATYSADELRGIAQVARRHKVLLLSDEIYGATHHAGGHLSVARFYPEGTIVSSGLSKWCGAGGWRLGTFLFPRRLAWLQDAMAAVATETYTSTSAPIQHAAVSAFTGGPEIEAYLAGSRRVLAALGNWSVAKMREAGIAVQEPEGGFYLFPDFTPLEDRLRGRGIQGSRPLCERLLQETGVATLPGVDFGRPRQELTLRLAYVDFDGGVALAGAEGGAALDERWLRAHCGRVVTAIERICDWVR, from the coding sequence ATGCGGCTGAGCAGCGAGAGTGGGGCGCCTGACGTTCATCTCAACCTCAACGTGCGGGGCCTCAAGCCCTCCGCGACGGTGGCGATCAACGAGCGCTCCGACGAGCTGCGGCGCGCAGGCCGCGAGATCTTCAAGCTCGGTCTGGGCCAGTCGCCCTTCCCGGTGCCGCAGCCCGTGGTCCGGGCGCTGCAGTCCCACGCCCACGAGAAGGACTACCTGCCGGCGCGCGGCCTGCGGTCGCTGCGGGAGGCGGTGGCGGGCTACCACCGGCGGGAGCAGGGGATCGAGGCGGAGGCCGACGGCGTGCTCATCGGCCCCGGCTCCAAGGAGCTGATGTTCCTCCTCCAGCTCGCCCACTACGGCGACCTGGTGATCCCCTCGCCGAGCTGGGTCTCCTACGCGCCGCAGGCCCACATCCTCGGGCGGCAGGTCCACTGGCTGACCACCAACGCGAAGGGGCGGTGGAAGGTCGGGGCCGATCAGCTCGATGCCTTCTGCTGCGAGGATCCGGACCGGCCCCGGATCCTGATCCTCAACTACCCCTCCAATCCCACCGGCGCGACCTACAGTGCGGACGAGCTGCGGGGGATCGCGCAGGTGGCGCGGCGCCACAAGGTCCTGCTCCTCTCCGACGAGATCTACGGCGCCACCCACCATGCAGGGGGGCACCTCTCCGTGGCCCGCTTCTATCCCGAGGGGACGATCGTCTCCTCCGGCCTCTCGAAGTGGTGCGGCGCCGGCGGCTGGCGGCTGGGGACCTTCCTCTTTCCGCGGCGCCTCGCCTGGCTCCAGGACGCGATGGCCGCCGTCGCCACCGAGACCTACACCTCGACCTCGGCGCCGATCCAGCACGCCGCGGTGAGCGCGTTCACGGGCGGCCCGGAGATCGAGGCGTATCTCGCCGGCTCGCGCCGCGTCCTCGCTGCGCTGGGCAACTGGTCGGTGGCGAAGATGCGCGAGGCGGGCATCGCCGTGCAGGAGCCGGAGGGCGGCTTCTACCTCTTCCCCGACTTCACGCCCCTCGAGGACAGGCTCCGCGGGCGCGGGATCCAGGGATCCCGGCCGCTCTGCGAGCGGCTGCTCCAGGAGACCGGCGTCGCCACGCTCCCCGGCGTCGACTTCGGCAGGCCGCGGCAGGAGCTCACCCTGCGCCTGGCCTACGTCGACTTCGACGGCGGTGTGGCGCTCGCAGGCGCGGAAGGCGGCGCGGCCCTCGACGAGCGCTGGCTGCGCGCCCATTGCGGCAGGGTGGTCACCGCGATCGAGCGGATCTGCGACTGGGTGCGGTAG
- a CDS encoding cytochrome b N-terminal domain-containing protein, translating into MKPIEFLEERTGLPSALRRFTEEPPRLSALGGVLVALFLVQFATGFALSLHYAPTATDAWGSVWYVQNRLALGALIRSLHHWGTSAIVVAMGLHLLLTALAGSYRRPNEVRWWLSVAALFVVLGSAMTGNPLPWDQDGYWGARVESGIMASMPVVGPVLHAAFLGGNDLGNLTLTRFYALHAVALPALLLGIGALQWHLAGRNRQAFTRDPLPLALLGAAAAVGGLVVLSIVLPVELGAPAEPASSYQATPAWYFVPLNQLVALFPASLALLGTAVIPGVAVLFLLALPFLDRGSATAQAWAPRLPWLSCMGAGGLGLIGLLAMGLRHEAVDETLIAAQAAAAEDAARATLIAEAGLPPEGAAVMLARDPLTAGKRIYAQQCAPCHLVGGAGTDEPNGPDLAGYLSAPWLRALVEHPRDPRFFGTTEIDEMDPYAEEDPEQLALVVAFLQGLRAHPGVDPDELPASLAAGRAAWDEMGCESCHEITPGVEGAAPNLAGYGSDAWLRAFLRDPGSDLFYGEGNEMPSFEPHELSDEGIEAVITWLRRLEQRELAPPPAQVAAHEPTDPT; encoded by the coding sequence GTGAAACCGATCGAATTCCTCGAGGAACGGACCGGCCTCCCCTCGGCGTTGCGGCGCTTCACCGAGGAGCCGCCACGGCTCTCCGCCCTGGGCGGCGTCCTCGTGGCGCTCTTCCTCGTGCAGTTCGCGACGGGATTCGCGCTCTCGCTCCACTACGCCCCCACCGCCACCGACGCCTGGGGCAGCGTCTGGTACGTGCAGAACCGCCTCGCCCTCGGCGCGCTGATCCGCTCGCTCCACCACTGGGGCACCTCGGCGATCGTGGTGGCGATGGGGCTGCACCTGCTCCTCACCGCGCTCGCCGGCAGCTACCGCAGGCCGAACGAGGTCCGGTGGTGGCTCTCGGTAGCGGCGCTCTTCGTGGTGCTCGGCTCGGCGATGACCGGCAACCCGCTCCCCTGGGATCAGGACGGCTACTGGGGCGCCCGGGTGGAGAGCGGGATCATGGCCAGCATGCCGGTGGTGGGGCCGGTGCTGCACGCTGCCTTCCTCGGCGGCAACGACCTCGGCAACCTGACCCTCACCCGCTTCTACGCGCTCCACGCGGTGGCGCTGCCGGCGCTCCTCCTCGGCATCGGCGCGCTGCAGTGGCACCTCGCCGGTCGCAACCGCCAGGCCTTCACCCGCGATCCCCTGCCGCTCGCGCTCCTCGGCGCCGCTGCTGCGGTGGGCGGGCTCGTGGTGCTCTCCATCGTCCTGCCCGTGGAGCTGGGGGCGCCCGCGGAGCCCGCCTCCTCCTACCAGGCGACGCCGGCCTGGTATTTCGTTCCGCTCAACCAGCTCGTCGCCCTCTTTCCCGCCTCCCTCGCCCTCCTCGGCACCGCGGTGATCCCCGGGGTGGCGGTGCTCTTCCTCCTCGCGCTCCCCTTCCTCGACCGCGGCAGCGCCACGGCACAGGCCTGGGCGCCGCGCCTTCCCTGGCTCAGCTGCATGGGCGCCGGTGGCCTCGGGCTCATCGGCCTCCTCGCCATGGGCCTGCGCCACGAGGCGGTGGACGAGACCCTGATCGCGGCGCAGGCCGCAGCAGCCGAGGACGCCGCCCGGGCGACCCTCATCGCCGAAGCGGGCCTGCCGCCGGAAGGTGCCGCGGTAATGCTCGCCCGGGATCCTCTCACCGCAGGCAAGAGGATCTATGCCCAGCAGTGCGCTCCCTGCCACCTGGTGGGCGGCGCCGGTACCGACGAGCCCAACGGCCCCGATCTCGCCGGCTACCTCTCCGCTCCCTGGCTCCGGGCCCTCGTCGAGCACCCGCGGGATCCGCGCTTCTTCGGCACCACCGAGATCGACGAGATGGATCCCTACGCCGAGGAGGATCCCGAGCAGCTCGCCCTCGTGGTCGCCTTCCTCCAGGGCCTGCGGGCCCACCCCGGCGTCGATCCCGACGAGCTGCCCGCGTCGCTCGCCGCAGGCCGCGCAGCCTGGGACGAGATGGGCTGCGAGTCCTGCCACGAGATCACGCCGGGGGTGGAGGGCGCCGCCCCGAACCTCGCCGGCTACGGGTCCGATGCGTGGCTCCGCGCCTTCCTTCGCGATCCGGGCTCGGACCTCTTCTACGGCGAGGGGAACGAGATGCCCTCCTTCGAGCCCCACGAGCTCTCCGACGAAGGCATCGAGGCGGTGATCACCTGGCTCCGCCGGCTCGAGCAGCGCGAGCTGGCACCTCCCCCCGCGCAGGTGGCGGCACACGAGCCCACAGACCCGACCTGA
- a CDS encoding peptide ABC transporter substrate-binding protein, with protein MPSRLLLVLASLLAFLGACKQSGETFGPAERTRSDNTYVFGGGAEPESIDPGLAYDSPGLEIARNVFEGLMRYDPATLEPLPGVARSWERSEDGTRYLFHLRPDARWSNGRPVTAHDFVYAWRRVLDPRTAAQYAALLWDLENGKAFAEGKAKAEEVGVRALDENTLEVQLAQPVPWFLDLLAFAPFYPVPEETIRAHGIRWTRPENIVTNGPFHLANWRISYEIELEKSPTYWGRDEVAIDRAVAVISDDNHAMVRLFKAGELDWLGADNKPPVEYLSFLEGKRDYRKNPELATYFYWLNVRTDTPAQRASPVQDERVRQALNLAIDKQALVDFVTRGGERAARTLVPDLFEPLGYEPPQAPDHDPAAARRLLAEAGYGPGGNPFPQLTLTYNTDDRHKQVAEAIQQMWKKELGIDVALENQEWKVFMNNRTEGYFEIARAGWTGDFQDPYTFLSMFLSDSELNEAKWKNATYDRLVNEALTKVDDAERYALYAKAEAILLEEAPILPLYFYSKQTLIGGWVKGLHPNSQGIHPLRDIRLER; from the coding sequence GTGCCTTCGCGTCTGCTTCTCGTCCTCGCCTCGCTCCTCGCGTTCCTCGGTGCCTGCAAGCAGAGCGGTGAGACCTTCGGCCCTGCCGAGCGAACCCGTTCCGACAACACCTACGTATTCGGTGGCGGCGCCGAGCCCGAGTCGATCGACCCGGGACTCGCCTACGACTCGCCCGGCCTCGAGATCGCCCGCAACGTCTTCGAAGGGCTGATGCGCTACGACCCGGCGACCCTCGAGCCGCTGCCCGGCGTGGCGCGTTCCTGGGAGCGGAGCGAGGACGGCACGCGCTACCTCTTCCACCTCCGCCCCGACGCCCGCTGGTCGAACGGCAGGCCCGTCACCGCCCACGACTTCGTCTACGCGTGGCGGCGCGTCCTCGATCCCCGCACCGCGGCGCAATACGCGGCGCTCCTCTGGGACCTGGAGAACGGCAAGGCCTTCGCCGAGGGGAAGGCGAAGGCGGAGGAGGTCGGCGTCCGGGCGCTGGACGAAAACACCCTCGAGGTGCAACTCGCGCAGCCGGTGCCGTGGTTCCTCGACCTCCTCGCCTTCGCGCCCTTCTACCCGGTACCCGAGGAGACGATCCGCGCCCACGGGATTCGCTGGACCCGGCCCGAGAACATCGTCACCAACGGCCCCTTCCACCTCGCCAACTGGCGGATCAGCTACGAGATCGAGCTGGAGAAGAGCCCCACCTACTGGGGCCGCGACGAGGTGGCGATCGATCGCGCCGTCGCCGTGATCTCGGACGACAACCACGCGATGGTGCGCCTCTTCAAGGCAGGCGAGCTCGACTGGCTCGGCGCGGACAACAAGCCGCCGGTGGAATACCTCTCGTTCCTCGAGGGCAAGCGCGACTACCGCAAGAACCCCGAGCTCGCGACCTACTTCTACTGGCTCAACGTGCGCACCGACACGCCGGCGCAGCGGGCCTCCCCGGTACAGGACGAGCGCGTGCGGCAGGCGCTCAACCTCGCCATCGACAAGCAGGCGCTGGTGGATTTCGTCACCCGCGGCGGCGAGCGCGCGGCGCGGACGCTGGTCCCCGATCTCTTCGAGCCCCTCGGTTACGAGCCGCCGCAGGCGCCGGACCACGATCCGGCAGCAGCGCGCAGGCTCCTCGCCGAGGCGGGCTACGGCCCTGGCGGCAATCCCTTCCCGCAGCTGACGCTCACCTACAACACGGACGACCGGCACAAGCAGGTGGCCGAGGCGATCCAGCAGATGTGGAAGAAGGAGCTGGGGATCGACGTCGCCCTCGAGAACCAGGAGTGGAAGGTCTTCATGAACAACCGCACCGAGGGCTATTTCGAGATCGCCCGCGCCGGTTGGACCGGGGACTTCCAGGATCCCTACACCTTCCTCTCGATGTTCCTCTCCGACTCGGAGCTGAACGAGGCGAAGTGGAAGAACGCCACCTACGACCGGCTCGTGAACGAAGCGCTCACGAAGGTCGACGACGCCGAGCGCTACGCGCTCTACGCGAAGGCGGAGGCGATCCTGCTCGAGGAGGCGCCGATCCTGCCGCTCTACTTCTATTCGAAGCAGACGCTGATCGGCGGGTGGGTGAAGGGCCTCCATCCCAACTCGCAGGGCATCCACCCGCTGCGCGACATCCGGTTGGAGAGGTAG
- a CDS encoding ABC transporter permease: MGRYALRRILGIVPVLLVIFTLSFVLMRAAPGGPFDAEKPVPAEVKRNLELKYHLREPWCEARFLPALAQGLEPAAERALRAENAAASLAEKFCTGAFQYGWMLANYTTGDFGPSYKYKDRSVNEFIAAGLPVTIQLGLVAMCFALLIGLGAGLLAAIKHNAWEDHAAMGAALLGISIPNFVLGPVLILVFSLTLMWLPPARWDGWQYMILPGFTLGSVYAAYIARLTRGGMLEVIRQDYIRTARAKGLSERLVILRHAMRGGMLPVISYLGPALAGLFTGSIVIERIFNIPGMGRYFVDAALNRDITLAMAVVVVNAIFLLVANLLVDLGLGLLDPRVRYDE; encoded by the coding sequence ATGGGTCGCTACGCGCTGCGCCGGATCCTCGGGATCGTTCCCGTCCTGCTCGTCATCTTCACCTTGAGCTTCGTGCTCATGCGCGCCGCCCCCGGCGGCCCCTTCGACGCCGAGAAGCCGGTGCCAGCCGAGGTGAAGCGCAACCTCGAGCTCAAATACCATCTGCGCGAACCGTGGTGCGAAGCGCGCTTCCTCCCCGCCCTCGCCCAGGGGCTCGAGCCCGCAGCGGAGCGGGCGCTCCGGGCGGAGAACGCGGCGGCGTCGCTGGCGGAGAAATTCTGCACCGGCGCCTTCCAATACGGCTGGATGCTCGCCAACTACACCACCGGCGACTTCGGCCCCTCGTACAAATACAAGGACCGGAGCGTGAACGAGTTCATCGCCGCCGGCCTCCCGGTGACGATCCAGCTCGGCCTGGTGGCGATGTGCTTCGCGCTGCTCATCGGCCTCGGTGCGGGACTGCTCGCCGCAATCAAACACAACGCCTGGGAGGATCACGCGGCGATGGGGGCCGCGCTCCTCGGCATCTCCATCCCCAACTTCGTGCTGGGGCCGGTGCTGATCCTCGTCTTCTCGCTCACGCTGATGTGGCTGCCGCCAGCGCGCTGGGATGGCTGGCAGTACATGATCCTGCCGGGCTTCACCCTGGGCTCGGTCTACGCCGCCTACATCGCGCGCCTCACCCGCGGCGGCATGCTCGAGGTGATCCGGCAGGACTACATCCGCACCGCACGGGCCAAGGGGCTCTCCGAGCGGCTGGTGATCCTGCGCCACGCGATGCGCGGCGGGATGCTCCCGGTGATCTCCTATCTCGGGCCTGCGCTGGCGGGTCTCTTCACCGGATCGATCGTGATCGAGCGCATCTTCAACATCCCCGGCATGGGCCGCTACTTCGTCGACGCGGCGCTCAACCGCGACATCACCCTGGCGATGGCCGTGGTGGTGGTGAACGCGATCTTCCTGCTGGTGGCCAACCTCCTCGTCGATCTCGGCCTCGGCCTGCTCGATCCACGCGTGAGGTACGACGAATGA